One Natrinema marinum genomic window carries:
- a CDS encoding PQQ-like beta-propeller repeat protein, giving the protein MAPTRRALLAGVGAASAALAGCSMFSSVRSPTSDEPPPPGTDGPIETDRHVAGATGDWSSFGCNAANTREVADGKAPVDGVTERWRVDVAQLSYQAPVVAGDRVYQIDGRKLRVFDAADGAELWTNPEVGTPPLVRDGVVYVSTGTAVSALEAETGDELWNREFDSRGHVTTPATYAGRQLVCGAGEEVVALEPDDGSVRWRRDVYGQVLDHAAFYMGYGIVVATEAGLVYLLRDDGIGWQRWQLPARPMCPPSADTDSIYVNCENGTTYALLDDGMSGQRINWTVDTGWAERGIAVADGLVLTANGRELSAVDAESGKRHWTHGIGDWRHTAPAYGRDTVFVGGDRLRALDPTPGDSPSGGPALRFEREFAGRVGPGPVLDDGTIYVVAQVESETYALLALE; this is encoded by the coding sequence ATGGCCCCCACGCGAAGAGCCCTCTTGGCGGGTGTCGGCGCCGCGAGCGCCGCGCTCGCCGGCTGCTCGATGTTCTCGAGCGTTCGATCGCCGACGTCCGACGAGCCGCCCCCGCCCGGAACCGACGGACCGATCGAGACGGATCGACACGTCGCCGGCGCGACCGGCGACTGGTCGTCGTTCGGCTGTAACGCCGCCAACACCCGCGAGGTCGCCGACGGAAAGGCCCCCGTCGACGGCGTCACGGAACGCTGGCGGGTCGACGTCGCACAGCTCTCCTATCAGGCACCCGTCGTTGCGGGCGATCGAGTGTACCAGATCGACGGCCGGAAGCTTCGAGTGTTCGACGCCGCCGACGGCGCGGAGTTGTGGACGAACCCAGAAGTCGGGACGCCGCCGCTGGTCCGGGACGGCGTCGTCTACGTGTCGACGGGAACTGCGGTTTCTGCGCTCGAGGCCGAAACGGGCGACGAACTGTGGAACCGCGAGTTCGACTCGCGGGGGCACGTGACGACGCCGGCGACGTACGCGGGACGACAACTGGTCTGCGGGGCCGGCGAGGAGGTCGTCGCGCTCGAGCCCGACGACGGGTCCGTCCGCTGGCGACGGGACGTTTACGGACAGGTGCTCGACCACGCCGCGTTTTACATGGGATACGGGATCGTCGTCGCCACCGAGGCCGGACTGGTCTACCTGCTCCGCGATGACGGGATCGGCTGGCAGCGGTGGCAACTACCGGCACGGCCGATGTGTCCGCCAAGCGCCGACACGGACTCGATTTACGTGAACTGCGAGAACGGAACGACGTACGCGCTGCTGGACGACGGGATGTCTGGGCAACGGATCAACTGGACGGTCGATACCGGCTGGGCCGAACGCGGGATCGCCGTCGCCGACGGGCTCGTTCTCACCGCGAACGGGCGGGAACTCTCCGCCGTCGACGCCGAATCCGGCAAGCGACACTGGACCCACGGCATCGGGGACTGGCGACACACCGCGCCGGCGTACGGTCGCGACACCGTCTTCGTCGGTGGCGACCGCCTCCGGGCGCTAGATCCGACGCCCGGCGACAGTCCGAGCGGCGGCCCGGCGCTCAGATTCGAACGGGAATTCGCGGGCCGCGTCGGTCCGGGCCCGGTCCTCGACGACGGCACGATCTACGTGGTCGCACAGGTCGAGTCGGAGACGTACGCGTTGCTGGCACTCGAGTAA
- a CDS encoding DUF655 domain-containing protein, whose translation MSEADGDEMDVRRAVVLDYLAHGLSDDGRPQYAKSPAGYAVGIEDFQLYQVAFDEDERLTIGSEVTVEPPAERDVVTEAHRVEYEDLSSGAQSELEYVVADLVEENESRFVDFYNDAQPITLRLHQLNLLPGIGKKLRNSILDERKRKPFESFEELSERVSGLHDPDEILVERILEELRDDDLKYQTFVGRREQEQNSD comes from the coding sequence ATGAGCGAAGCTGATGGCGATGAGATGGACGTTCGTCGCGCGGTCGTGTTGGACTACCTCGCACACGGGCTGTCGGACGATGGCCGACCGCAGTACGCCAAGTCACCGGCAGGCTACGCCGTCGGGATCGAGGATTTTCAGCTCTATCAGGTCGCCTTCGACGAGGACGAACGGCTCACGATCGGTAGCGAAGTCACCGTCGAACCGCCCGCCGAGCGCGATGTCGTGACTGAGGCCCACCGCGTCGAGTATGAGGACCTCTCCTCGGGCGCGCAGTCGGAACTCGAGTACGTCGTCGCCGACCTCGTCGAGGAGAACGAGTCGCGGTTCGTCGACTTCTACAACGACGCCCAGCCGATCACCCTGCGGCTTCACCAGTTGAATCTCCTGCCGGGGATCGGGAAGAAGCTCCGGAACAGCATCTTGGACGAGCGAAAGCGAAAGCCCTTCGAGAGCTTCGAGGAGCTCTCCGAGCGGGTCTCGGGTCTCCACGACCCCGATGAAATTCTCGTCGAACGTATCCTAGAGGAGCTACGCGACGACGACCTGAAGTACCAGACGTTCGTCGGTCGCCGGGAACAGGAACAGAATTCGGACTAA
- a CDS encoding Gfo/Idh/MocA family protein has protein sequence MTLEVGVLGYRFMGKAHANALARLPMFFPDAPAVERSVLVGRDEAALEDAADRLGFESIATDWEAVVGEVDAFYNLGPNHVHPEPSIAALEAGTPVFCEKPLAPTLEEATAMAEAVRDAGDDVPAGCAFNYRFVPAICYAKELLEAGELGEIHHVRGRYLQDWLVDPEAPWSWRNDAELAGSGALGDLGSHSVDLLRFLVGSDDLAGEIERVSGHLQTFVDERPIEETAADDEPETRPVTVDDAYTAQLEFENGAMGTLEGSRFATGHKNDHTVEVHGSEGSLRFSLERLNELEVLRDGNRGYETVLVTDADDPYVDHWWPPGHVLGWEHTFVHENYEFLCAVETGTSFAPSFADGLAAQRVLAAIEESDDRGEWVAL, from the coding sequence ATGACGCTCGAGGTCGGCGTGCTCGGCTATCGGTTCATGGGCAAAGCGCACGCGAACGCTTTGGCGCGGCTTCCGATGTTCTTCCCGGACGCGCCCGCGGTCGAACGCAGCGTTCTGGTCGGCCGCGACGAGGCGGCGCTGGAAGACGCGGCCGACAGACTCGGCTTCGAATCGATCGCGACTGACTGGGAAGCGGTCGTCGGCGAGGTCGACGCCTTCTACAATCTCGGCCCGAACCACGTCCATCCCGAGCCGTCGATCGCCGCGCTCGAGGCCGGTACGCCAGTCTTCTGCGAGAAACCGCTCGCGCCGACGCTCGAGGAGGCGACTGCAATGGCCGAGGCGGTGCGCGACGCCGGCGACGACGTGCCCGCGGGCTGTGCCTTCAACTACCGGTTCGTACCCGCAATCTGCTACGCGAAGGAACTGCTCGAGGCGGGCGAACTGGGCGAGATCCACCACGTCCGCGGGCGGTACCTGCAGGACTGGCTGGTCGATCCCGAGGCTCCGTGGTCGTGGCGCAACGACGCGGAACTGGCGGGATCGGGCGCGCTCGGTGATCTCGGCTCGCACTCGGTCGATCTCCTCCGATTTCTGGTCGGTTCGGACGACCTCGCCGGCGAGATCGAGCGTGTCAGCGGTCACTTGCAAACGTTCGTCGACGAGCGGCCGATCGAGGAGACGGCGGCCGATGACGAGCCCGAGACCCGGCCGGTCACCGTCGACGACGCCTACACCGCTCAACTCGAGTTCGAAAACGGCGCGATGGGCACCCTCGAGGGATCACGGTTCGCCACGGGCCACAAGAACGACCACACCGTCGAGGTCCACGGCTCCGAGGGAAGTCTGCGGTTTTCCCTCGAGCGGCTGAACGAACTCGAGGTGCTCCGCGACGGGAATCGGGGCTACGAGACGGTTTTGGTCACCGACGCGGACGACCCGTACGTCGACCACTGGTGGCCGCCGGGCCACGTCCTTGGCTGGGAGCACACCTTCGTCCACGAGAACTACGAGTTCCTGTGCGCGGTCGAGACCGGCACGTCGTTCGCGCCGAGTTTCGCGGACGGCCTCGCTGCCCAGCGGGTCCTCGCTGCCATCGAGGAGAGCGACGATCGGGGCGAGTGGGTCGCCCTCTGA
- a CDS encoding methionine synthase, with the protein MSTNENKDQFRQPDHEHDHFLLTTVVGSYPKPKWLNRAKELYEDDEADFDEENWQEAKDDAARVITDEHERAGLDVVVDGEMRRTEMVEFFAHRIEGYEFNGPVKVWGHNYFDKPSVVSEVEYEDSWLVDEYEFTAAASDRPVKVPITGPYTLANWSFNEAYDDDDELTLELADLVNEEIEKLVDAGARYIQIDEPALATTPDDHAIVGEALEHIVADIPEEVRIGLHVCYGDYSRIYPEILEFPVDEFDLELANGDYEQLDVFKDPEFTKDLALGVCDAHVAEVESVEQIEANIKKGLEVVPPEQLVVSPDCGVKLLPREVAYGKMENMVQAARNVEADLDAGNIDIERGAPTPADD; encoded by the coding sequence ATGAGCACGAACGAGAACAAAGATCAGTTCCGACAGCCCGACCACGAACACGACCACTTCCTGCTGACGACCGTCGTCGGCTCCTACCCCAAGCCCAAGTGGCTCAACCGCGCGAAGGAGCTCTACGAAGACGACGAGGCCGACTTCGACGAGGAGAACTGGCAGGAAGCGAAAGACGACGCCGCGCGCGTCATCACGGACGAACACGAACGAGCCGGCCTGGATGTCGTCGTCGACGGCGAGATGCGGCGCACCGAGATGGTCGAGTTCTTCGCCCACCGCATCGAGGGCTACGAGTTCAACGGCCCCGTCAAGGTCTGGGGGCACAACTACTTCGACAAGCCCTCGGTCGTCAGCGAAGTCGAATACGAAGACAGCTGGCTCGTCGACGAGTACGAGTTCACCGCGGCCGCCAGCGACCGCCCGGTCAAGGTCCCGATCACCGGACCCTACACCCTCGCGAACTGGTCCTTTAACGAGGCCTACGATGACGACGACGAACTCACCTTAGAGCTCGCGGACCTCGTCAACGAGGAGATCGAGAAGCTCGTCGACGCCGGCGCGCGCTACATCCAGATCGACGAGCCCGCGCTCGCGACGACCCCCGACGATCACGCCATCGTCGGCGAAGCGCTCGAGCACATCGTCGCCGACATCCCCGAGGAGGTTCGCATCGGCCTTCACGTCTGTTACGGCGACTACTCCCGGATTTACCCCGAGATCCTCGAGTTCCCGGTCGACGAGTTCGACCTCGAACTGGCGAACGGCGACTACGAACAGCTCGACGTCTTCAAAGACCCCGAGTTCACGAAGGACCTCGCGCTCGGCGTCTGCGACGCCCACGTCGCCGAGGTCGAGTCCGTCGAACAGATCGAGGCGAACATCAAGAAGGGCCTCGAGGTCGTCCCGCCGGAACAGCTTGTCGTCTCGCCCGACTGCGGCGTGAAGCTGCTGCCCCGCGAGGTCGCTTACGGCAAGATGGAAAACATGGTGCAAGCGGCCCGCAACGTCGAGGCGGACCTCGACGCCGGTAACATCGACATCGAGCGCGGTGCGCCGACGCCGGCCGACGACTAA
- a CDS encoding HemK2/MTQ2 family protein methyltransferase codes for MGLEDRRDEGPDVYQPAEDSHLLAEAACERLAGDECVLEVGTGSGYVAGRIADETAARVIASDLNPHAVRQARAEGVETVRADLVAPFRDGAFDAVVFNPPYLPTDPENEWDDWMEHALSGGEDGRAVIDPFLETVGRVLAPGGVVYLLVSSLTGVDAVVERAGEEGFSAVAVADESFPFETLTVLELLR; via the coding sequence ATGGGACTCGAGGACCGCCGCGACGAGGGACCGGACGTGTACCAGCCCGCCGAGGACTCGCACCTGCTGGCCGAGGCCGCCTGCGAGCGACTCGCGGGCGACGAATGCGTCCTCGAGGTCGGCACGGGGTCGGGCTACGTCGCTGGCCGGATCGCCGACGAGACGGCGGCTCGCGTGATCGCGTCGGATCTGAACCCCCACGCCGTTCGTCAGGCCCGCGCCGAGGGCGTCGAGACGGTGCGAGCCGATCTCGTCGCGCCGTTTCGCGACGGCGCGTTCGACGCCGTCGTCTTCAACCCGCCGTACCTGCCGACCGACCCCGAAAACGAGTGGGACGATTGGATGGAGCACGCGTTATCGGGCGGCGAGGACGGCCGGGCGGTCATCGATCCCTTCCTCGAGACGGTCGGGCGCGTCCTCGCGCCCGGCGGCGTCGTCTACCTGCTGGTCAGCAGCCTCACCGGCGTCGACGCGGTCGTCGAACGGGCCGGCGAGGAGGGTTTCAGCGCCGTAGCCGTCGCCGACGAGTCGTTTCCCTTCGAGACGCTGACGGTGCTCGAGTTGCTCCGATAG
- a CDS encoding E3 ubiquitin ligase family protein, with product MTAFAPAVLLALGAAATGYGFFDQSRRQQTLASTDRARTDTAVEGQALLTGTVEPLETVGSPVTDEEAVVVDWELSAESDDEEGPDERVASGRRAADFHLVDEGGAVRVDPTGSDLIVSGSNMVRDRVRTTAGSFERLRRFADEVEGDQSGTERDGVSVRADGVVSPNRFDRYDHHTFEHEILGPGDEVTVLGTLRRENGDGVVGDGPDRFLLSDMSPADLVSDLETKKRLLLGVTLVLAIASLYFLVLG from the coding sequence ATGACGGCGTTCGCACCAGCGGTCCTCCTCGCGTTGGGGGCTGCGGCCACCGGCTACGGGTTTTTCGACCAGTCGAGACGACAGCAGACGCTGGCGTCGACCGACCGCGCGCGAACCGATACGGCCGTCGAGGGGCAGGCCCTGCTTACCGGAACGGTCGAGCCCCTCGAGACGGTCGGCTCCCCAGTCACGGACGAGGAGGCGGTCGTCGTCGACTGGGAACTTTCGGCCGAGTCCGACGACGAAGAAGGACCGGACGAGCGCGTCGCGAGCGGCCGTCGAGCCGCCGATTTCCACCTCGTCGACGAGGGTGGCGCGGTCCGCGTCGACCCGACGGGAAGTGATCTCATCGTCTCCGGTTCGAACATGGTCAGAGACCGGGTGCGAACGACGGCGGGATCGTTCGAGCGGCTCCGTCGGTTCGCCGACGAGGTCGAGGGCGACCAGAGCGGTACCGAGCGCGACGGCGTCTCCGTCCGTGCCGACGGCGTCGTCTCGCCGAATCGGTTCGATCGGTACGACCATCACACCTTCGAACACGAGATACTTGGGCCCGGCGACGAGGTGACCGTTCTGGGGACTCTCCGCCGGGAGAACGGTGACGGCGTCGTCGGCGACGGTCCCGATCGGTTCCTCCTCTCCGATATGAGCCCCGCGGACCTCGTCTCGGACCTCGAGACGAAAAAGCGGCTGTTGCTCGGGGTGACGCTCGTGCTGGCGATCGCCAGCCTCTATTTCCTCGTGCTCGGCTAA
- a CDS encoding 5-methyltetrahydropteroyltriglutamate--homocysteine methyltransferase: protein MTEYVSTTPGLYPLPDWAKDDLSDLKGHQKHDLVSGDEGEAITAAYEKAREDVIEVQQDAGLDRIVEGQLRWDDMLAHPLAVHDAVETQGIVRYYDNNNFYREPVVSGDLDFSGDVASELEAAADLAEDADLQAVLPGPYSLADLATDEHYGDEAEFLDAIAEFLAGEVDAFPAHETLFLLEPSLVESAPDDGEDERASEAIDRVASATDADVVVQPYWGALEEKVYAHLLDADIDAVGFDFVANQDDNLYNIQEYGATDDVALGLADGQNTLVEDPEAIRDRVEWVDGQLGVTEFETIYLTTNTETFYLPYGKYVEKLEVLAEAADLAEVQTA, encoded by the coding sequence ATGACTGAGTACGTGTCGACCACGCCGGGGCTGTATCCGCTCCCGGACTGGGCGAAAGACGACCTCTCGGACCTCAAGGGACACCAGAAACACGACCTCGTCAGCGGCGACGAAGGCGAGGCGATCACCGCGGCCTACGAAAAGGCCCGCGAGGACGTGATCGAGGTACAGCAGGACGCGGGTCTGGACCGCATCGTCGAAGGACAGCTGCGCTGGGACGACATGCTCGCTCACCCGCTGGCGGTCCACGACGCCGTCGAGACCCAGGGGATCGTCCGCTACTACGACAACAACAACTTCTACCGCGAGCCCGTCGTCAGCGGCGACCTCGACTTTTCGGGCGATGTCGCCTCGGAGCTCGAGGCGGCCGCGGACCTCGCCGAGGACGCCGACCTGCAGGCCGTCCTCCCCGGTCCGTACTCGCTGGCCGACCTCGCGACCGACGAACACTACGGCGACGAGGCGGAGTTCCTCGACGCGATCGCGGAGTTCCTCGCGGGCGAGGTCGACGCCTTCCCGGCCCACGAGACGCTGTTCCTGCTCGAGCCCTCGCTGGTCGAGTCGGCGCCCGATGACGGCGAAGACGAGCGCGCGAGCGAGGCGATCGACCGAGTCGCGAGCGCGACCGACGCCGATGTCGTCGTCCAGCCTTACTGGGGCGCGTTAGAGGAGAAGGTCTACGCGCACCTGCTCGACGCCGACATCGACGCAGTCGGCTTCGACTTCGTCGCGAATCAGGACGACAACCTCTACAACATTCAGGAGTACGGCGCGACCGACGACGTCGCGCTCGGCCTCGCCGACGGCCAGAACACGCTCGTCGAGGATCCCGAGGCGATCCGCGACCGCGTCGAGTGGGTCGACGGTCAACTGGGCGTCACCGAGTTCGAGACGATCTACCTGACGACCAACACCGAGACGTTCTACCTGCCCTACGGCAAGTACGTGGAGAAACTCGAGGTCCTTGCGGAAGCCGCGGACCTCGCGGAGGTGCAAACAGCATGA
- a CDS encoding mechanosensitive ion channel family protein, with translation MSGLLTGLDWLSEAVPTTELKLAVSFAAVGLVVAVLLSYRRLHERIAERARPLYADIASTSLLIAACLTSLAVMTGVWGRADEVRKLHTNLGLGGDAVAKAIFSFLLLVVTVIVTRFVSRVIEEVFGSSSAVTAHQRKVTHRLSQVVIWAVSLVVVLGVWIDDLGSLLVGAGFLGIIVGMAARQTLGTMLAGFVLMFARPFEIGDWIEVEGDEGIVTDISIVNTQVRSFDGEYIMIPNDVIASSTVTNRSKRGRLRLEVDVGVDYATDVDRAIDLSREAVADIDETLSAPSPQVVARSFSDSAVVLAVRFWIDNPSARRYWRARTAAITAIKAAFEDEGVKIPFPQRELSGRAETGGFRIADEQPTEPMSQTGDGDGTAREHRMSTPEEN, from the coding sequence ATGTCCGGACTACTGACGGGCCTCGACTGGCTGTCGGAGGCTGTTCCGACGACCGAGCTCAAACTCGCGGTCTCGTTCGCGGCGGTCGGGCTCGTCGTCGCCGTCCTCCTCTCCTATCGACGGCTCCACGAGCGGATCGCCGAGCGGGCGCGGCCGCTGTACGCCGATATCGCGTCCACGTCGCTGCTCATCGCGGCCTGTTTGACGAGTCTCGCCGTCATGACGGGCGTTTGGGGCCGGGCGGACGAGGTCCGAAAGCTGCACACGAACCTCGGGCTGGGCGGTGACGCCGTCGCCAAGGCCATCTTCTCTTTCCTCCTGCTGGTCGTGACGGTCATCGTCACCCGCTTTGTCAGCCGGGTGATCGAGGAGGTCTTCGGCTCGTCCTCGGCGGTGACGGCCCACCAGCGCAAGGTCACGCACCGGCTCTCGCAGGTGGTCATCTGGGCCGTTTCGCTGGTCGTCGTCCTCGGCGTCTGGATCGACGATCTGGGGAGCCTCCTCGTCGGGGCCGGCTTCCTCGGGATCATCGTCGGGATGGCCGCCCGCCAGACGCTCGGGACGATGCTCGCGGGCTTCGTCCTGATGTTCGCCCGGCCGTTCGAGATCGGCGACTGGATCGAGGTCGAAGGCGATGAGGGGATCGTCACCGACATCTCGATCGTCAACACGCAGGTCCGGTCGTTCGACGGCGAGTACATCATGATCCCCAACGACGTCATCGCCTCGAGCACCGTGACCAATCGCTCGAAGCGGGGCCGGCTGCGCCTCGAGGTCGATGTCGGCGTCGATTACGCGACCGACGTGGACCGCGCGATCGACCTCTCGAGGGAGGCGGTTGCCGACATCGACGAGACGCTGTCAGCGCCGTCGCCGCAGGTCGTCGCCAGATCGTTCAGCGATTCGGCGGTCGTCCTCGCCGTTCGGTTCTGGATCGACAACCCGAGCGCCAGACGCTACTGGCGGGCGCGCACGGCCGCGATCACCGCGATCAAAGCGGCCTTCGAGGACGAGGGCGTCAAGATCCCGTTCCCGCAGCGGGAACTCTCCGGACGGGCCGAGACCGGCGGCTTTCGAATCGCCGACGAGCAACCGACCGAACCGATGTCGCAGACCGGCGACGGCGACGGAACGGCGCGGGAACACCGAATGAGCACGCCGGAGGAGAACTGA
- a CDS encoding 16S ribosomal RNA methyltransferase A, with translation MRDPDGLIARAGVRGDPDRDQHFLVDDRVLDRLPTYLEAIDADTSHLLEIGGGTGALTDRLLAVGEEVTVVERDRVLAEFLREEFADEIAAGELTVVEGDALEVDLPDFTASVSNLPYGVSSEIAFRLFPEGKPLVLMFQQEFAERMVAEPGTSEYGRLSVSSQHFADVELVESIPKEAFSPPPAVQSAVIRAVPREPDYEIDDEDFFLRFVKALFTQRRKTIRNAIRNTAHISELAEPEAVVEAADEDVLRKRAGAMAPAEFAALARLAIDVGEPER, from the coding sequence ATGAGGGATCCAGACGGATTGATCGCGCGGGCGGGCGTCCGCGGCGATCCGGACCGCGACCAGCATTTTCTCGTCGACGACCGCGTGCTGGACCGGTTGCCGACCTATTTGGAGGCGATCGACGCGGACACGAGCCACTTACTCGAGATCGGCGGCGGGACGGGCGCGCTGACCGATCGGCTACTCGCGGTCGGCGAGGAAGTCACGGTCGTCGAGCGCGACCGCGTACTCGCCGAATTCCTGCGCGAGGAGTTCGCCGACGAGATCGCGGCCGGCGAGTTGACCGTCGTCGAGGGTGACGCCCTCGAGGTCGACCTCCCGGATTTTACGGCATCGGTGTCGAACCTCCCCTACGGCGTCTCGAGCGAGATCGCCTTCCGGCTCTTTCCCGAGGGGAAGCCGCTCGTGTTGATGTTCCAGCAGGAGTTCGCCGAGCGGATGGTCGCCGAGCCCGGAACGAGCGAGTACGGTCGGCTCTCGGTCTCGAGCCAGCACTTCGCCGACGTGGAACTCGTCGAGTCGATCCCGAAAGAAGCGTTTTCGCCGCCACCGGCGGTCCAGAGTGCGGTGATACGGGCGGTGCCGCGCGAGCCCGATTACGAGATCGACGACGAGGACTTCTTCCTGCGGTTCGTCAAGGCGCTGTTCACGCAACGCCGGAAGACGATCCGCAACGCGATCCGGAACACGGCCCATATCTCCGAGCTCGCGGAACCCGAGGCGGTCGTCGAGGCGGCCGACGAGGACGTGCTTCGGAAGCGAGCGGGGGCGATGGCACCGGCGGAGTTCGCCGCGCTGGCGCGGCTCGCGATAGACGTGGGCGAGCCCGAGCGCTGA